TTGCAGAAAACAAGACAGACTCGGTCTGGCTGATTCACACCTTTCTGTGCAAACCGGAAATTAGGTTTTAATTTTAGTGTACTTGGTAAGGCAGCTAATCTGGGTGTATTTTTCAGGATacaccaaagaagaagaggaaggtcCTGCCTCTGAATGTCGAGGACTGTGTGCATTTTCCCCATTATGAACTGCTGAGTTCTCCAATTTTCAGTAAAGCACTTTTCATCACAATGTTAAAATGAAACGTGGGATTCTAAATGGCATCAGGGCGCTAACTTGACTCTTCCTAAATCTGATGTGCTGTCAGATGTTTTAACTTGCAAATCATATCAGAAACAATAAATCCCGGCCCAGCTGTGCGCGCTATGCGAGCGAGAGGAACCAGATTAGAGGGAattaaaatacactgaaatcgACAAAGCACCTGGTTTTTATCCTCGTTGTAATCTCCTAAAACCTAACCCCCACTCATCACACCATTTACCGACTCTCACACACGCGGTCTCTGAAAACACCGGGTCGCCGCAGACGCTGATACCAGCCGTTACATCACACAGGCACAAAACAGCACGTTATGTAATCCCTGTTCAGAAATTTAAATGTTGCTTACCCCTGTGAAAACGGTCAAAACTTTGCTAAATATAACGAGTCAGTAATGACGTGATTAAATAGAGTGCGGCATTACAATACAGTGCTCTCTTGGCCTAACAGATTTCTGCTTAATCCCTGGGAGTTTAATAGTGATGAAACTCATTGCTATCAAAGAGCCTGCTCGTTCTAGTTTCATGCACTGTTGCCCATTCGATTTCAGATtcccacctctttttttttgtgtgtgtgtgtgagtgtgtgaatttaGATTCAAGATGCATAACAATATATTAGCCTCCCCTGGCTTAAAAGGAGTCAAGTTTTAATTAAGGATTTAGAAATAATCAAAGTCTCCGACTCCAACGACATGCTCTGCTTTGTCAGATGCGGGTTTCTGGGGACTTTTCATTGACATTATATGAAGGATTACGTCTAATCCTGTTCGGTCTTGATGCAATCCTTAGTCCCACCCAGTGTTTGCGTTGAGATTAAGCGACAATCTCACAACACTATAGATGCTTGGAGTTAAAGAAATGGATTTGTTTCTTGCGAGGCTGCTGTTCTTTCACTGGGTTTTAAATATCTCTTCATCTCTGACCGTCCATATGGTGTCTTTCATCCCTCATGTCGTCACCTTAATGTTCTCATCCCACACACTTATGTTCCTCTACAGCGGTGCACGCAAATCTGTCATCTGCATCTTTTATCTTTGTCTTTGCACTCTGTAAATCTGTCATTTGAAGCATGTTACcctgcatttagaaaaaaagaaaaaagaaagaaagaaaatgtaacaaccaaaaacaaagcCACGCAGAGTAATGCCCCTTTCAGGTTTTGTGTCAGGGCTGCTTGAAGAATTTGTCACTTCAGTTGAAATTTACTGGTTGTGTTTATTCCCCAGTGTTCAAAGTGCTCGGCGGTGTTTGATCAGAAAGATGGCGCCTTTGAAGAGCAGCCCAATCGCTGTTTGTTTCTGGGTTTGTTGACACTCCTCACTGTGATACTTCACTGTTTGCCCGATAAGCACGGCGCAGGAAGATtcactgtttttgttgctgcCAGATTAATGCAACAGGTCTGCTCGCGAtatgtatgtacatatatatgtatatgatGAATCACAGTGGGATGCACCTCTGCTTCCCGTGAGATAAGAAATTCCTGTGTTTGCTGTGAGCTATAGCTTCTGCGCGGAGATATTTTCAGAGGTAATAACAAAATAAttgccttcaaaaaaaaaaaaagaaaaaaaaaaacctgagcagCACAGCCGGCCCTTCGATTTACAGGGACTGAATCTTTTATTAGGGAAATGGGGAAGCTGAAGTTTGCAGGAGTTGGATTCACTCTTGGTGCTACATGCTCAAGCTACACATTACAAGAGATATGAGCAGAGGATTTCAGGCCGTCTCCAGCTGATGTAGTGCCGCTGCCGATCTCTCACACACTAATTACAGAACCGAAATACACTCTCCAGTCCGTACAATCAGTCTCTGTAGGAACTTTAATCCACGTTAAACAGTTGGTGAGAAAAGTGAGTCAGATTTATTCTCTGATCTCGGGAGAGAAAGTCCCCCAGGTGCCGTACATGAGCACACCGAGAAGTTATTAGCTGATTTTGAGGACAGATAATGGCTCGGCTGTGATTTGGCAGTGTCAGTACTGAGGGTAATAAACCAAAGTTGAAACTTTCATTTCGACTACCTGGCCGTACGACTGAAAAGAGCAAGAAATGGAAAAGGAGATATTGCTTTTTTTGTCGGGATGCCTTTTAagtgcagcggcggcggtcgGCGGGAAAGAGACATGAcgttctttttttcatttacagcacTGACACTTGAATAACATCTCACAGGTAGTTCCTGAATAAGGACTTTGTCCAGAGGTCTGCCGTTTCCTCGAgaaaaaatagaatgaaagaaaaaaacactttgtccTCGATCAACTTTCCAAAGTCCATTGAGTTCCGTCTTCACCAACCATCGGCTCTATGAAAGCTACGTGCTTATTAGCCTGAATCATCGCCTGCTCTCTCGAGGAAGAGCAGAAGACGGAGGACAGGGCGCCGGGATCGTAGGGCGCGACCGGGATGGCCGGAGGCCTCGGCTgcttgcagcagctgcagcgacaCGGGGTCAGGTACAGGTacatgaggatgaggatggtggTCACCATGCAGCCCAGCAGTGTGGTGTAACCCGTGTTGAAAATCTCCGCTGTAGGCAGGTGCACTGTCACATTAACCTCCCGAGTCGCATTCAGTTCCTGTTTAACATCCACCGCTGTGCACACGTACAGACCTGAGTCACTGACCTTGGTTGCTTGGATTTCCAAGGTACCGTTGGGAAAGAGGCTAATTAGCGTGCCGTTGGAGCTGACCTGGGTGATGTACCCCCTGCTGGGGGAAAGCCATGTGAATGAAAGGTCTGTGCTATTTAGAGATGTTTGACAATCGAGATGTATGCTTTCTCCCTCGTAAGCAAACACGCTCGACAGGAGAACAGTCACAGGTTGTGAGACGACCTTCTCCACGGTGCAGTTGTGGAAGAAGCGGCTGTACTGCATGAACTGGACGGACCCCTGCGGCTCCCCAGAGATTGTGCAGACGTGCTCCGCTGTGAAGTGTTTGACTGTGTCGTAACCCCGCAGATCCCAGTGCCAAAACACGCTGTACATGGTGCAGTCGCAGATAAGGGAGTTGTTGTGAAGATACAGCCCCCGCTGCACCAGCCGGGGCAAAGCCTTCACATCCTCCCACGGCAGACGGGCCATTCGGTTGGACGAGAGGTCCAGCATCGTCAGGAATGGATGGCTGTGGTCTTGGATGGAGAAGAACGGGAAGTGCGTGATCTGGTTGAGGCTGAAGTAGGCTTTCTTCAAGCTGCTCAGGCCGCTCAGTGTGCCGGCCTCCACCTGCGTGATCTTgttgttgaagagcagcagctcctccaacCTCCAGAGGCCTTGGAAGTAGTGGTGCTCCACCACGCGCAGCCTGTTGGAGGACAGGTCGATGTGCCGGAGGCCAGATGCGTTGCGAAACACGTCGTGAGTCAGAGTGACGATCTGATTGTGGGACATCCGCAGGTTTTCCAGCCTGGGCATCCTGTCGAAGTTTCCTGGTCCGAGCCAGGAGAAGTGGTTGTGGCTGAGGTCGAGGGTGACCGAGAAGGtggggatggagagagggagctTGGACAGaccgctggagctgcagctgacgGTGTCCGATATGCAGAGGCACATGGGTGGGCAGGTCTCCTCGGaggtgtggaggagaggaagcagcaggaagaggcgGAGGCCCGGATAGAGTCTGCAGGTCATGTTTCTGGGAATCAGATCCAGCAAGGTGTCTAATCCTTCTTGCTCTTTCCCCCTGGTGGGATAAGAATCAAATACGAAGCAGCATGATATATTAGAAAGCTATTCTTTTGTGTGAGCTTCGAGCTCTTCTGCAGACATATAAAATGACCACAAGGTTAATACTGAACAGGAGCCTTGAGTGTCTGTGGCAGAAGATGATAAATGGTACAATACCAGAACCACAAATCCATTTTTACCCTCAAAAAATCTTTGCCTCTGATTCAGAAATACTCGCACTCGTACAGAAACAAAGGAGATTCTGTGGTGTCATCGTTCTCGGGCTTGAAGTTATTTTCATCATCTATTAACGTGTTTATTGTTGTGCTTTAAAAATCAATGATGCATTAAACTCTCcaataaaacacttaaaaaaggAAATTTGACAAGCCTGACTAAGAGTCTTGAAgcgttgtttttctttataaatgaGACACATTCATTAATCATGACAGAAAACAGTTCATGTTGACAAATCGCTCACAACTTTGGATCATTAAAACTTTTTAGCACATAATGAAAGCTTAGAGTTTAAATGTCATACGCACCGAGGTAAAATGTCAAGATCAACAGATGTTTCTTCTCAGCTGCTTCCAGGTGACAGGAAACATTTCCACCCTGAAGCTCAAACAGATTTCCCGTCACTGATGTGTAAAGTCTGTTTGAATCTGGGGGCATGGAGGGAAAGAGTTCACAGCTCTGCCAGACAACTGAGCAATTGGACTCACTTTGTTAATCCCATTCTCCTCTCTGAAAAACATCTCACAACCACGAATCCAAACAAACTGCTTAGTCCCAACTTCCCGACGTGTTTTCCCCTTTTAAAGTCGCGTCCCGTCGGCGGAGACCCGCAAACCCTGCCGCCGTCTAATCCTTTATCTTCGTCTGGgatcgtcctcctcctcccagggCGCTCCAGGAATAATACGATACTCCAGCCTTTCTCCTCAGCCAAGTTTAAGGTCCCTCTACTGGCTTTCCCTTCGTCCCAAATGAGAGTGCCGCTGAGCAAACATCCCGCGGTGCTTTGCAGTGTATAACAAACAGCACAGAGCTCACTTAATCTCCCTCAATCCCCCCCATCCcgtcccctctcctccctccttctctgtcGTTTACAGACCAGCCCTGTGTCTCCCGCTCTCATCATTAAGACATGACGCTGGTGGCTTCCCTTCTCCCGCTCCCCCTCGCTCTCATtcagcatttagaaaaaaaaaaaaaaatatcagttgTCCCAcaatattttattcatattcTCTTCCATTAAATTTTTAGTATTTTGCTTACTAACAGATTAGCAGAACCTCAGAGCTTTGCTCATGAATATTGCATGTGTTATCTGCTAACCTTTCAATAATCCCAGAGGACTAAAACTTTGCTACACCCActgtattttccatttttcattaatgtgtgtgtgtgtgtgtctggatggTGCTTTCCCTATAGCTGTAAATATTCTCAAGTTTTGACAAATTCAGTCCactctttttacattttttttttccataattgGTGACATTTTGTATCAAAGGTTTCTCTATTTTTGTTCTGGCTTATACATAAGTGCCTTACGCAGTGCGtccccttcctccccccctctccacaGCTGGGCTGCGGGTTTGACTGGATGTCCATGCTGCTTGGTCATGGTGGTCCTCACAGCTCTGATTTTTGTCACAGTGAATTAGTTTTGCCTCTGAgacgccccctcctccccgtcgTGTGTGCCCCAGGCTTTGTCTGACtcccactcactcactcactcactcactcactcactcactcactcactcactcactcactcactcactcatcagtTCATTCATTTACCTGCACAATTATTGTCTTCCATTCTCAAAAACTCAACTctctcattcactcactcacagaTCCATATGCTGTATTCAATCTCATATTGACTCATTTTGCTCAGTTGTTCACTtcttcactcactcactcactcactcactcactcactcggCTGAGGGGAGATGTTGGGTGTACGGCTTCAGTCAGTAATGGAATCTCCTCCTCTGCATATGAGAAAGGGATTAAgggtgaaaaaaatacatttggatGTATTTATGTTAAAATAAACAAGCTATCACCATCTTTGGCATTGTGGCGTTACACACAATCTTGTCCCTGGGCTAGTCATCGGCTTGGCTGCAACATGTAAGAAATATATACACCCACTCGTGTGCATCTGAGATATGCTAGAGAGGGATTCAGAACAAGCCCTCCTTGTAGGTGCGATGCTTATGTGGGCTAACGTTCGGGCTCAACTGGCCTGAAAGCCATGTGTATGTTTTCCGCATACTGAACCTTGTCCTgcagttaaaagaaaaaccttgaTCTGTACACTTGCTAAAATATTCATGTCTCATTGATTGACGGTGTTATATAACACGCGTGTTTTTGAATGGAATCCTTCACGAGTGCagcctttccccccccccccccaagtccCCAATTGTAAATGGATCGCATACGACCTATAAACTAGAGGGCATGTCTGCGTGAGGCTGTAACGATTCATGGCTCGATGCGTGACACTTTCAAATAAGGCGTGTGATGGTGCCGGCATGATGTTTTTGCTGCAGCGTAATTGTGCACAGAACATGCTCTTTATCTTCGGCAGCTCTTGTTTTGTTGCCGTTGACGTAGCTCGAGCACTCCGGTGCCTTATTATTTTCTCTATTGACTTCTTTTGTGTAAAGGAtccatcatttttttgtgtgcaatCATTTATCATTGTCCTCAAACATCAATTCAATCAAAGCGTGAAGTGGTAAACAAGAAGACAAAGCAAGTTATGCTTTCTGTGCAGCTTCTCCACTCACACTGTAAGATAATTAATTTAGCCCCTTTTTACACTGATTGGGCCTCATCAGTCTGTGTTGTTTCGGGCCGAGTGGGATTGTTCGGGAACGTCAATATTGCCACCTTCCTCATTTCTTGCGTCTTTTTTCACTCAGGAGTCCATCACGAACCTGTTTTTGTCCCTCTCTGTGTCTGCCGtcttcagtgtgtctgttgTAGAGCTAACGTGTGTGTGCCGCCTCCAACCTGCTGTTCAGTAAAATCCCAAATGTAATCTGCGTCTTTATATCAAACTGCTTTGCAAAATCCCAGTCGtcttttcatatatatatatatatatatatatatatatatatatatatatatatatatatatatatatatatatatgtatacacgtGAAACAAAATATTCTGTGGAATCAGCCAGGTTCGCAGTGGACCTCAGAGCTTAAACCCTGACCCTGACGCATCCTGCCCCCAGCAGAAAGTAATTTTCTCTTTACCATCTGCTGCAGAGGcgagaggggggagaaaaaaaaaagagaaaaagaaacacgcAGGAGCGCGGGGAAATGTCTGCTCCTATCTCGCCCTTGAGAAGCAGAAAAGCTCACTAAGAGTTGATAATATAAAGCCTCACATTGTCAGATGTTAGAAGAGTATTTCTGTTGAACACCAACGTAAAGCGGAGATGCACAAACGTGTTTAAGACCGTCTGTGTTAtcattttttcctcctcacTTAAAAATGCTTATAAAAACTTGCgtcttgcatttttttccctacattttctaggcaaaaaaaaaaacctctttgaGATCAGAACTCTCGTTCAAGAGCATCCTGTGAAGACAGGCAGccgcagaagaggaagagaggcaaACAACATTACACAGAAATATCTCAGAAAGACGTCACAGCATCAGAGCAAAAAACACTGCGGAGGAACTTCCAAATGAAAAATATTGCAGGCGATGTCATAAAACATGCTGTAATGTGATTTGCGAGATAAATTGCGATGAACAGGAGACAGGGAAATAAACAACGTCAAACTGGACGCTAACGCTTGAGTAAATGTTTTGATAGAATGACACAGGAGCAGGTTTGATAGCCTCACAAATGCAATGAGATATCCACCAGAACCTCAGCAAACCCTGCAGACGAAGGGTTTCCATAGCCTCTGTCTGTCAATTATGAACCCTTGAACCTGAATCCACGCTCGCTTGTTGGGTGTTTATTCTGCCGCTCAGCAGCTTTTTGTTAGCATGGCTGCCAGCCAGTTTCTCAAATATGAATGAGTCAGTGCCTGGATAAAGATTTGGAGGattgagttttatttctctgtgcTCCCCGGGTGAGTTTGCAGTCTGGATGAGCTCTTTGTTGAGAGGGAGTTTCAGACAGTATGAGATTGTTTGCTTGTCACGCAGAGCTGCGCTGCACGCTCAGTATGCTTTGTATTTATAGTCATTGCCACGCATTATTTTACAAAATCGCACCCAAAACAGATGATCTGGAGggaacatgtattttttttttttaatgttgcacAATCTGAATGTGTACATTGCACAGTGCAACGCTGTCTTCTCcagtttgacattttctctGCTCAATCCATCTCTTGGATTTAATGTGAAGAGACAAGCACACCATCTAGTGGTTCCAGACTCAACTGGAGCGTTGAAGCATCCAATGCACTGTCCTCTTCTCTCTCACAGTCAGTGGCTCTTCAGACATGAAATTTGCATGACAATTTGttaaatgattaaatgatttgaaaaaaaaaaacaaaaaacgagaAGACAAATATTTCTTAGTCATATCTTTATAAAAACTTGAGCTGATTTTCAGTTTACTGTCCTAAAGGAGTAGTtcatttattctatttgtgtcttctatttgttttttttttcttttttgctgacAGAACAACAGTGTTTGTTTGTCATATGATAATATATCTTCATAAGAGGGTTACAAAcgcttccatccatccatcttccatccccGCTTCACCCAAACGAGGGCAGCGGCACACAGCTGGGCTACATCCTGAACAGGCTACCAGTAACACAGAGAAACAATCACTCATGCACACATTTGTTTCCGTGTCATCAACTAACTCAGCATCCATGTCTTTTCAATTGTAGGAAAAAgcccagagagaaaacacacagcctgGATTTGAACCCAGGTTTTTTTACACGGAAGCTAAAACCACTAAGCAGCTTACATTTGTGATGTGAGACGGATATTTGATAAGTGAACCTCGGTGTTCCACGACATTATTTCCCAGGCAATTGAAAGCTGTCGTACACAAACCTGAACTTCCGTGACGCCTCACAACAAGAAGCGCCGACAAACATCATCACAACTTCATCAGGGAAACCTGTCAGAGAGATGTGGGTCAGAGCAACCACAAAGACATCTGAGATgatgaaaaaacatgaaatcactgaataaatgatgaacgaaacatttaaaatgtaacaagGATTTCTTTTACCAAACATTATTTTTACTAGTGaaggaaaaattaaatatttgaaaatatgatTGTGGCTCTTTGGACATGTTATTTTGACGGTTTCTTTGGATTTGATCAAACTCGGCCTCTTGGGATTAAAACAGTAGGTAATAAGTTGTTACTGGATGTGTTTTCCACCTGCAGGTtagctttctgcagctccagtcttCATGTTTCAGGTCAGGCTAATTAACTGGATGCCGGCTGCGGCTTCACATTTAACGGACACAGAAGAGAGTAGTATTGATCCTCCCTTCATTTCAACACTCATTTGTTGATTGTGTTCATTATGGCATTGACAAGCCTTGGTAATTTTCCCTTTTCACGCCGTCCTAATTCACACGTTTCATAAGCCTTCAGAAACCAGAGCAGATTTTAATCCAATAAAACAGATATTTCTCTGGACAGTAACGTCTCACCTAGACACTTAAATGTGAACTGGGTTCAGCGCTGTGTGGACACTGTTGATTATACTCCAGACCCAAGCCTTCACGCGTATCAGTGCGAAGAGCGCAGCGGGCAGAAAAGGAGGGCATGGGGTACAAAGAACCTCGTGTCTCCTCAGCCTCTATTATCGGAGTTGATTGTTAACGGATTTCAATTAGGACTCACAGGAGTTAATATGATTGCTTGCTGTTTACCCTTTCTTGGTTCCTACCATGGAAGCCAATTATGCATGAGTAGCAGTAGATGAGCAGTGGACGCTGCTAATGGCTCTGCTTCTCCCTTTGTGTTCACATTACTGAAGGATATGGGTTGTGAAATGAGATCGCTACTGACTACTGTGCTATCAGTGATTGTGCTATAAAACATTATGGGCCAGAACATAGTAAATTGTATGACGTGACTGTGGGGTGGCAGGCTGTCTGCTCTTCTTCAGCTCTTTTATCTGTTATCCTCTCATCtacttcctcttcctcgccccgtgtttctctcctctgttctcatatctcctcttctctccttcctcgCCGCTCATCCGCTAAACCTTCTTTCTGTTCCCGTTCTTAGCCTCTCGCCTCCTCCCCTCTCATCATTTACTTCTCTCTTTTCGTTTATCCTCTCAGCTCCTATCTCCCCGCATCAGTTCTTTACACCTCTTCTCTCCGCTTTTCATCTCCTGGCCTGTGGTTATCAACACAGACAGGCAGGACATGAGTCAAGCCTCTTGCCTCCTCCAAATCACTTATGATAGATTGACGGCTCTTAAAAAAGTCCATTATCCTGCAATCAATAAGTATTATCGTATATACCGTAGACATTTTATATGAAATACAGCCATAACATTAATTATTATCTTATTACTCAGGGAATCTGCTGCTCATTTATCATCTGAAGTGTCTGGCTGGATGACTGTGTGGGCCCTCATGCATGGACGTCTCTGTCTGGACGAATCAGTAGAACTGAGAGGAGCGGTTACTGCGCGAAGCAGCAGCTCGTGCTGGTTCCTGCAAAACAAGGCGCCGAGTACAGGAAACCGACGTTGTTTCATGTAGATGAACGACAGAAACACCCATGTCTGTATAAAACAGGTCTATCTGGCCGCCCTCCTGGCCCGGCGGAGACGCCGTGATGGATCCCGCAGCCGGCCGTCACCGTGTCGCCGCTCCGCCGTCAGACTGACACCGGGGGACACGAGGGCTGATGAGCAGTTAGCGCTTCCATCTAGGATCTCCGGGGCCATCCGTGGAAAATGAAACCATCTCTGAACAGGTAACTCAATTTAACTTGTGGCCGCCTTCACTGGAGCTACAAGCACAAATACTTTCCCAGCTGATGAGATGAGGTAACAGAGCATGGCCGGAGCCGGCGAGCGCAGAGGGTGAAGCCCACTCCACCCAAATTGCCTGGGCATGGCCAAGGTTTTCTACTTCTTTTACAGATGGACAGGCAGAcactgaagaggagaaagagtctcagctttttttcttcttccttttcaatCAATAACATAGACCCGCTTTAATCATGGAGCTATTGAGTGCTGAAGCCAGCAAAGTAGATAGTTGGTCCTCTGGAAGCATTCCCAACTTTGCCCCCCTGCTTCAAAGACATTTTCCTGCACAGGAGGGAAGTACTGTATTTGGTCCGATTTTGTAGCAAAGCCAATGAGGTGGCAAAGCTTTCAGAATGAGCttttcagtttgagtttgtgCTTCACATGTGGAAAcgaatgacttttttttttctaaaaggatgtcaagaagaaaaaaaaaataccatgtGCACGTCTGACAGTTTCAAGATTAGATccagtgataaaaaaaatatttctacccttgacttaaatcctttgaaaaCTAACATGTCGCCTCAGATAAAGATAATTTTGTGGCACATATTTTTCGAATATAATATTGGGATAAGAAAGCatctatctatctttctatctatctatctatctatctatctatctatctatctatctatctatctgtctatctatctatctatctatctatctatctatctatctatctatctatctatctatctaatctTTTCTGAAGGTACTCTGATTGTAATTCTCCGCTACTTGCATTACGTCCACTCTGGTCAAAGGTTTCTGTTCAAGGAGTCACCGGGTGAAGATGAGGGTAAACTCAGGCAGACTGCCAGTCTCTCTCAGGActaacacagacagacagatgctctctctctctctcacacacacacacacacctttacacTCTTACAAACAATTTAAGGTTGCAGTTTATCCTGACGTTCATGTCTTTGGACTGCTGGAGGAATCAAGCACACCTGAAACTGGCCACATGGAGAGAATCTAAGCAATAATGAGCAAATACTTCAACCAGGGAAGGTAATAAAGATATATTTGAAAAGCAAATTTATAAAAAAGTAACTAGTATACAAGAATTATATAGTGATCTCATATTATTGGGTTTACAGGGTTATTTTACAGTTATAAAGATCATTAAAGAAACACAAGATACATCTGTGGTCATTGTGAGAGCAGAAATCCCTTCTTGGAGGAAGTAGTCTGAGAAAAGTGACAAGAGGGGCAGACGCATTCACGCTTCGGTCCAGGGACACCCTCGGGCAAGACACATTATATTTCCGGGTCGtttgtccgtccatccatcttcagtgcCTTGAAGTAATTGCTTTAAATCTGGCACACATTCATGGGAATTGCGCCCCTTGCTTGAAAATGGCCAAAGGTGAATTTAACTGTGACCTCATGTGTGTTAATATCTCCTGAAAGCCTAAAGGGGGCTGCAAACTTCTATTTGtgtaccagaaaaaaaaaaaaaaaaaaaaacgccaccGACATATTTTTCCCTGTGACTTGAAAACGTCTGAGAGCCTCACCGATCTGAACCGGCAGTAACAATAGAGCGGAGGTGAAACAAGTCAAGCCTGAGAAACATGAGATactccaaagaaaacatttgactCCATCCTTTGACTTAATAAGTAAAGACCTCCAGGCTGTTATTGAGTGTGGAGTCACGGAGTGGTAGTGAACTCAGGTAACATTGATTCTGAACTCCAGACAACAACCTGCTGGATGAAAACTCCTCTCTCCTGACAATCACACTCCCAATGATCAGATGATTAGTGCTGGGCTCTGACACACACGTTGATTGAGTTCCTGGGATTGATGGACCTTGCTCAAAGTCCAGCCGTGACAGAAAGATGTTGTGGAAGACAAGATGATGCCTGTCTGGTTGAATCTCCTCATCCAGCGAGCATCAGTGTGGAGTGGAGCCTTCATCCTCTGGAGTTATTGCTGGTGATGGATCAGTTCTCAGAGACACGGAGCTGTCGGCCGTGCACTCAGTCTGCCGCTCTCGCCTAAATGTATGTACTCCCAGCTTCCTGTTCGACGTGATGAGGACACTGTCAAAGCTCCGCCACAGCAAAATGTCTTCTCACGAGTGCAGTCTGACAGACCTTCATGTTTCCATCCACCTGCTCTCTCACAACGACCTCAATATGTTGTCTGACATCTGTttggctgttttgtgtttgacagatgGCGTCAATGACCGCATTGATGTTGTGGTCCAGATTGGTCTCTTGACACATCTGGGGAAGCCTGCTTGGATTCAGCGCTCCGTCTGTGTCTAAACCCCCACACAACATGCCTTTGGGGACATTCTGACAGGTACAGATGAACAGACCTTCCTGTGTTCCACAAACCGCCGTATCGGGAAAACCAT
The DNA window shown above is from Salarias fasciatus chromosome 20, fSalaFa1.1, whole genome shotgun sequence and carries:
- the LOC115408340 gene encoding amphoterin-induced protein 3; translated protein: MTCRLYPGLRLFLLLPLLHTSEETCPPMCLCISDTVSCSSSGLSKLPLSIPTFSVTLDLSHNHFSWLGPGNFDRMPRLENLRMSHNQIVTLTHDVFRNASGLRHIDLSSNRLRVVEHHYFQGLWRLEELLLFNNKITQVEAGTLSGLSSLKKAYFSLNQITHFPFFSIQDHSHPFLTMLDLSSNRMARLPWEDVKALPRLVQRGLYLHNNSLICDCTMYSVFWHWDLRGYDTVKHFTAEHVCTISGEPQGSVQFMQYSRFFHNCTVEKVVSQPVTVLLSSVFAYEGESIHLDCQTSLNSTDLSFTWLSPSRGYITQVSSNGTLISLFPNGTLEIQATKVSDSGLYVCTAVDVKQELNATREVNVTVHLPTAEIFNTGYTTLLGCMVTTILILMYLYLTPCRCSCCKQPRPPAIPVAPYDPGALSSVFCSSSREQAMIQANKHVAFIEPMVGEDGTQWTLES